Proteins encoded in a region of the Peromyscus leucopus breed LL Stock chromosome 15, UCI_PerLeu_2.1, whole genome shotgun sequence genome:
- the Tnnt2 gene encoding troponin T, cardiac muscle: protein MSDTEEVVEEYEEEEQEEAVEEEDWSEDEDEQEEAVEEEDGGAEAEPEGEAETEETKAEEVGPDEEAKDAEDGPAEESKPKPSRLFMPNLVPPKIPDGERVDFDDIHRKRMEKDLNELQTLIEAHFENRKKEEEELISLKDRIEKRRAERAEQQRIRNEREKERQNRLAVRPRREEEENRRKAEDEARKKKALSNMMHFGGYIQKQAQTERKSGKRQTEREKKKKILAERRKALAIDHLNEDQLREKAKELWQSIHNLEAEKFDLQEKFKQQKYEINVLRNRINDNQKVSKTRGKAKVTGRWK, encoded by the exons AGCAAGAGGaggcagtggaggaggaggatggcgGGGCTGAGGCTGAGCCCGAGggtgaggctgagacagaggagACCAAAGCAGAAG AGGTTGGTCCAGATGAAGAAGCCAAAGACGCTGAAG acGGTCCAGCAGAGGAGTCCAAACCCAAGCCCAG CAGGCTCTTCATGCCGAACTTGGTGCCACCCAAGATCCCCGATGGAGAGAGAGTGGACTTTGAT GACATCCACCGGAAGCGCATGGAGAAGGATTTGAATGAACTACAGACGCTGATCGAGGCTCACTTTGAGAAccggaagaaggaggaggaggagctgatcTCGCTCAAAGACAGGATC GAAAAGCGGCGGGCAGAGCGGGCCGAGCAGCAGCGCATTCGCAATGAGCGGGAGAAGGAACGGCAGAACCGCTTGGCTGTGA GGCCCCGGCgcgaggaggaggagaacaggaggaaggctgaggatgAGGCCCGGAAGAAGAAGGCTCTGTCTAACATGATGCATTTTGGAGGGTACATCCAGAAG CAAGCTCAG ACAGAGCGCAAGAGTGGGAAGAGACAGACCGAgcgagagaagaagaagaagatcctGGCCGAGAGGAGGAAGGCGCTGGCCATCGACCACCTgaatgaagaccagctgag AGAGAAGGCCAAGGAGCTGTGGCAGAGCATTCACAACCTGGAGGCCGAGAAGTTCGACCTGCAGGAGAAGTTCAAGCAGCAGAAGTACGAG ATCAACGTCCTGCGAAACAGGATCAATGACAACCAGAAAGT CTCCAAAACCCGTGGGAAGGCCAAAGTCACCGGGCGCTGGAAATAG